The DNA sequence CGATCGAAGCCGGCGCGCAGGACCTGGAAGCCGGTGATGAAGAGGGCACGACGCTGTTCTACACGGCGCCCACCGAACTGGACCTGGTCAGCCGCGCCCTGCCCGCCCACGGCTTCACGGTGCTGTCCACCAAGCTCGGCTACAAGCCGAAGAATCCGGTCGCGCCGGACAGCCTGAGCGCCGAGCAGCTCGAAGAGGTCGAGGCCTTCCTGGCGGCGCTGGATGCGAACGAGGACGTGCAGAACGTGTTCGCGGGGCTGGGCGGCTGAGGCACGCGCCGCTAGTCCAGCGTCCCCAGCACCCCCGCCGCCGCCACCAGCTTCAGCCGCGCCGCATGCCAGTCCGCCAGACAGCGGATGCGCTCCTGGTGGGCGTCGGCCAGGGTGTTCTGGGTGGACAGCAGCTCCAGGATGTCGCTGACGCCCTTGTCGTAGCGCCGTGTGGCGCTGCCGACGGCCGCCTGCGCGGCGTCGACCAGGGTGGCGCTGGCCTGCAGGTTGTCGAGTGCGGACGCGGCATCCGCATGCGCCTTGACCACGTCCATCGACACCTGCAGCACCACGTTCTGCAGGTTGGCGGCACTCTGCTCCGCCTGCGCCTGCACGCCGCTGACCTTGTAGACACGGGCAAAGCCCTCGAACAGCGGGATCGACAGCGCCAGCCCGTAGGTCGTGACGCGGCTGCGGGCACCGCCGAGGCCCTGGCCGGGCACCCCGTACACCTGGTCGGAGCGGCTGACTTCCAGCGTCGGCCAGCCCTCGGCGCGGGTCGCGGTGACCTTGGCCTGCGCCGCTTCACGCTGCGCCTGGGCCGCGCGGATGCCGGGGTGGCGGGCGCGGGCCTCGGCCAGCCAGTGCACCAGGTCCTGCACCACCGGGGCGTCCGGCGCCTCCAGGTCGTCCGGCAGCTGCACCGGCGCCGTGCCCGGCAGGCCCATGACAAAGGCGAGCACCGAGGCCGACTTCGCCTGCTCGCCCCGCGCACGCTGCGCCGCCAGCTGCGCGCGGGCCAGCGCGGCGCGGGCCTGCAGCACATCGATGCCGGCGGCCACGCCCAAGGTTTCCCGGCGCTCGGTCGCCTCCAGGGTCGCGCGGGCCATGCGGACCGCCTCGGCACGGGCACGGTGCACGGCCTGCGCGGTCACTGCGTCGAAGTAGCTGTCCACCACGGCGGACATCAGCTTCTGCAGCGTCGCGTCGCGCGAGGCAATGGCGGCGGCCAGCAACCGGTTCGCCACACCCAGGTTAGCCTCGCGGGCCCCGAAATCGTAGAGCCGCCAGGTCAGGTTGACGGAGCGGTTGGTGCCGACCCGGTCCTCGTCGGGCAGCTCGCCGTCGGTGTAGACGGTGCGGCTGAACAGGCGGTTCACGCCCACATTGAGGCGTGGCCAGTAGGCCGCGCGCGCCTCGCCGAGCCCGCCAGCCTGCACCTTGACCGCCGCCCAGGCCGCGCGGGCCTGCGGGTTGCGGCACAGCGCCATGTCCATCGCCTCGGCCAGCGACAACGGCTGGCCGGATCCCGGCGTGTCGGCGCAGGGCGCTGCCAGCCTCGGATCGGCCTCGAACAGCAGCGGCACCGCCAGCGGGTTCTCCAGCCGTACGGCCATATCGGAGGTAGCCGCCGGATCGGCAGGCGCGGCCAGCGACACCACTGGCCAGACTACCGACGCATACAGGCCGGCCCGCAGCCGGCCGCTCCACCGGAACTCAGCGCTCATTGAGGCTCTCCCGGGCATGCTGTACCAGCGGCGACAGCACGTACTCGATCAGGCGGCGCGAGCCGGTCTTGATCTCGACGCTGCCGGACATGCCGGCGGTGATCGGCACCGCCTGGCCCTCCACCTGCAGCACCGGCTGGCGCAGCACCAGCCGGACCGCGTAGATCGGGCCGCGCTTCTCGTCCTGGATCGCGTCGCGCGAGACGTGGCCGACGGTGGCCTCCAGCGTGCCGTACTTGGTGTACTCGAAGGTATCGATCTTGACGCGGGCGGTCTGACCTTCCTTGACGAAGCCGACGTCGCGGTTCTCCATGAAGGCCTCCATCTCGACGCTGGTCTGCTGCGGCACGATCTGCATCAGCGGCTGCGCAGGCGAGACGACGCCGCCGATGGTGTGCACCGCGAGCTGCTGCACCGTGCCGTCCACCGGCGCGGTCAGCTTGAGCAGGTCGCCGCGCACGCGGCCCTTGCGCACTTCCTGCTGCGCCGCGGCAGCCAGGCGGCTGGCCTCGGTGCGGCTGTCCTGGGCCGACTTGCGCAGCTCGGCGGTGAGTGCGGTCTTCTGGTGGCGCAGGTCGGCGATCTGTCCTTCCAGATCCAGGCGGGCCTGCTCCTTTTCCATCGACGCGTGGCGCGACACGTCGCGGGTCTGCGCCAGCTCGGCATAGTCACGCGCTCGCTGGGCGACCAATGGCAGCTCCTGGCTGTAGCGGCGGATCTCGCCATCGAGCCGGGCGATGCGGGCGGTGTAGTCGCGCCACTGGTCCTGCAGGTGCTGGCGGGTCATCTGCAGGCGCTCCGGGTCGGCGTCGGCCAGCGTGGGGCTGTCGGGCAGGCTCGGCGGCTGGCCGCTGTCGAGCGCCGCCAGCAGCGCGGCGGCGCGTTCGCGCTGCAGCGTGGCCGACTGGAACTCACCCTGTGCCTTGTCCTGGTCGGTATCGCTCAGGCGCGGGTCCAGCGCGATCAGCAGCTCGCCGGCGCGCACCGCCTGCCCGTCCTCGACATGGATCGCCTGCACCCGCGCCACCTCCAGCGCACCGATCGTCTTGGTGCGGCCGTTGGGGATGATCTTGCCCTGCGCGTTGACGACGATGTCGGCGCGCCCGACCACCGACCACACCACCAGCGCGAGCACCAGCAGCATCAGCAGGCGTCCCACCCAGCGCCCGGCGGGCGACACCGGCTGCGCCTGCAGCGAGAGCGCGGCGGGCAGGAACTCGGCCTCTTCCGCCTTCAGGTCGGGCGGGGTCAGCGCGTCGCGCTGCTGCCAGAAATGGCCCCAGACCTGGCGGTAGCGGGTAAAGAGCGTGCCCCAGGCTTCGACGCGGTGCTTGCGGCTCATGCGGCACCTCCGACCGGTGCCGACGTGGCAGGCGGTAGCGTCGGCGGCGGGGCCTGGCCCCCCTGCTGCAGCGCATAAAGGTGGGCGTAGATGCCCCTGGGCACCCGCAGCAGCTCCTGGTGGCTGCCCAGCTCGACGATCTGGCCGCGCTCCATCACAACGATGCGGTTCGCCTCGCGCACGGCGGACAGGCGGTGGGCAATGATGAGCACGGTGCGGCCCTGGGCGATGCGGCGCATGTTGTCCTGGATGATCTTCTCGGACTCGTAGTCCAGCGCGCTGGTCGCCTCGTCGAAGATCAGCACGCGCGGGTTGGTGATCAGCGCGCGCGCGATGGCGATGCGCTGGCGCTGGCCGCCGGACAGGCCGGTACCGTGCTCGCCGACCATCGTGTCGTAGCCCTCGGCCATCTCGCAGATGAACTCGTGCGCCCCCGCTAGCTTGGCCGCCTGGATCACGGCCTCGATCTGCAGCGCCGGGTTGGTCAGCGCGATGTTGTCGCGCACCGACCGGTTGAAGAGCATGTTCTCCTGCAGCACCACGCCGATCTGCTGGCGCAGGCTGGTGGTGTCGACGATGGAGATGTCCTGGCCGTCGACCAGCACCCGGCCACGGTCCGGCACGTACAGCCGCTGCACCAGCTTGGTCAGCGTGCTCTTGCCCGAGCCGGAGCGCCCGACGATGCCGATGACCTCGCCCGGCTGCACCTTCAGCGACACCTGGCGCAGCACGTCGGCAGCGTCCGGGCGGTAGCGGAAGGACACCTGGTCGAACTCGATCTGGCCGGTCAGGCGCGGCAAGCGGGTCTTCTGGCCGGCGATCTCGGTGCGCGTGTTCAGGATGTCGCCGAGGCGGCTCATCGAGATGCCGACCTGCTGGAAGTCGTTCCAGAGCTGCGCCAGCCGCAGGATCGGGCTCGACACCTGGCCGGACAGCATGTTGAACGCCACCAGTTCGCCGACCGTGAGCTGGTTGTCGATCACCAGCGTGGCCCCCACCCACATGATGGCCGCGGTGACCAGCTTGCTGACCAGCGTGACACCGCCGCCGGCAATGGTGGCGACGTTGGTGACCGACAGGCCGGAGGTGACGTAGGAGGCGAGCTGCTGGTCCCACTTGTGGATCCAGCGCGGCTCGACCGCCAGCGCCTTGACCGTGTCGATGCCGCTGATGGTCTCGACCAGAAAGGACTGGTTCTCGGCGCTCTTGTTGAACTTGTCATCGAGCCGCGCGCGGATGACCGGCGTGAACACCACCGACAGCAGCACGTAGACCGGGATCGACAGCACCACGA is a window from the Sphaerotilus montanus genome containing:
- a CDS encoding TolC family protein; translated protein: MSAEFRWSGRLRAGLYASVVWPVVSLAAPADPAATSDMAVRLENPLAVPLLFEADPRLAAPCADTPGSGQPLSLAEAMDMALCRNPQARAAWAAVKVQAGGLGEARAAYWPRLNVGVNRLFSRTVYTDGELPDEDRVGTNRSVNLTWRLYDFGAREANLGVANRLLAAAIASRDATLQKLMSAVVDSYFDAVTAQAVHRARAEAVRMARATLEATERRETLGVAAGIDVLQARAALARAQLAAQRARGEQAKSASVLAFVMGLPGTAPVQLPDDLEAPDAPVVQDLVHWLAEARARHPGIRAAQAQREAAQAKVTATRAEGWPTLEVSRSDQVYGVPGQGLGGARSRVTTYGLALSIPLFEGFARVYKVSGVQAQAEQSAANLQNVVLQVSMDVVKAHADAASALDNLQASATLVDAAQAAVGSATRRYDKGVSDILELLSTQNTLADAHQERIRCLADWHAARLKLVAAAGVLGTLD
- a CDS encoding HlyD family type I secretion periplasmic adaptor subunit; protein product: MSRKHRVEAWGTLFTRYRQVWGHFWQQRDALTPPDLKAEEAEFLPAALSLQAQPVSPAGRWVGRLLMLLVLALVVWSVVGRADIVVNAQGKIIPNGRTKTIGALEVARVQAIHVEDGQAVRAGELLIALDPRLSDTDQDKAQGEFQSATLQRERAAALLAALDSGQPPSLPDSPTLADADPERLQMTRQHLQDQWRDYTARIARLDGEIRRYSQELPLVAQRARDYAELAQTRDVSRHASMEKEQARLDLEGQIADLRHQKTALTAELRKSAQDSRTEASRLAAAAQQEVRKGRVRGDLLKLTAPVDGTVQQLAVHTIGGVVSPAQPLMQIVPQQTSVEMEAFMENRDVGFVKEGQTARVKIDTFEYTKYGTLEATVGHVSRDAIQDEKRGPIYAVRLVLRQPVLQVEGQAVPITAGMSGSVEIKTGSRRLIEYVLSPLVQHARESLNER
- a CDS encoding type I secretion system permease/ATPase, encoding MNPTAAAPPPDSGLWALLSMATLHGLAADEPQLRHTYGHRPFDVQTILLAAKSLGLTAKALRQDPKRLAKAPLPAVAQDREGRFFLVARIEPAKAVAADQPAAPAPDARVLIQRAGQPPAVIPLSELLANWTGELLFFTSKASFSGQMAKFDFTWFIPAIVKYRRLLTEILLISFVLQLIGLVTPLFFQVVMDKVLVNHAMKTLHVIAVGLICATVFEAVLSGIRTWVFAHTSSKIDVELGARLFRHLLNLPLAYFQSRRVGDSVARIRELENIRSFLTGNVMTLVLDLLFSFVFLGVMLWYSVWLTLIVVLSIPVYVLLSVVFTPVIRARLDDKFNKSAENQSFLVETISGIDTVKALAVEPRWIHKWDQQLASYVTSGLSVTNVATIAGGGVTLVSKLVTAAIMWVGATLVIDNQLTVGELVAFNMLSGQVSSPILRLAQLWNDFQQVGISMSRLGDILNTRTEIAGQKTRLPRLTGQIEFDQVSFRYRPDAADVLRQVSLKVQPGEVIGIVGRSGSGKSTLTKLVQRLYVPDRGRVLVDGQDISIVDTTSLRQQIGVVLQENMLFNRSVRDNIALTNPALQIEAVIQAAKLAGAHEFICEMAEGYDTMVGEHGTGLSGGQRQRIAIARALITNPRVLIFDEATSALDYESEKIIQDNMRRIAQGRTVLIIAHRLSAVREANRIVVMERGQIVELGSHQELLRVPRGIYAHLYALQQGGQAPPPTLPPATSAPVGGAA